A stretch of the Kushneria konosiri genome encodes the following:
- the hpf gene encoding ribosome hibernation-promoting factor, HPF/YfiA family: MQVNITGHHVELTDALREHVNQKLAKLERHYDNITNVQVTLSIEKERQQAAATLHAAGAELHAQAEQEDLYVAIDALTEKLDRQLLKHKEKTQARSQGNGKYL; encoded by the coding sequence ATGCAGGTAAACATTACCGGGCACCACGTCGAATTGACCGATGCACTGCGCGAGCACGTCAATCAGAAGCTTGCCAAGCTGGAACGTCACTATGACAACATCACCAATGTTCAGGTGACACTGTCTATTGAAAAGGAGCGCCAGCAGGCCGCGGCCACGTTGCATGCCGCAGGTGCCGAACTTCATGCTCAGGCCGAGCAGGAAGATCTCTATGTTGCCATTGATGCCTTGACAGAGAAGCTTGATCGCCAGCTGCTCAAGCACAAGGAGAAAACACAGGCCCGCTCCCAGGGCAACGGCAAATACCTGTAA
- the lptC gene encoding LPS export ABC transporter periplasmic protein LptC, whose amino-acid sequence MAFRDRLPSKRTRARLGILVLVLALGGVLTLIDQRNTLMSPGPAPESEQGVPDYYLEGVTYTRFDDQGRISQTMESPRVSHTPADDVTRAVTPHFTLLGDDGHRWTADGERATLGPNANTFELSGDAVLRQPADNWQLETDVLHYDVPSRHAWSDSGAVFTQNEQRTRGDRFNGWVNEDRMTLEGNVQGFHPPIRR is encoded by the coding sequence ATGGCTTTTAGAGACAGACTTCCTTCCAAACGCACACGGGCACGCCTTGGCATTCTGGTGCTGGTACTGGCACTTGGAGGCGTACTGACACTGATCGACCAGCGAAATACCCTGATGTCTCCCGGCCCGGCACCGGAAAGCGAACAGGGGGTTCCGGATTATTATCTCGAAGGGGTCACCTACACCCGTTTCGATGACCAGGGCCGCATCTCACAGACCATGGAAAGCCCGCGCGTATCCCATACGCCTGCCGACGATGTGACCCGGGCGGTTACTCCGCACTTCACCCTGCTGGGCGATGATGGCCATCGCTGGACAGCGGATGGTGAGCGCGCCACGCTCGGCCCCAATGCCAACACGTTCGAACTGAGCGGAGATGCCGTACTGCGTCAGCCGGCAGACAATTGGCAACTTGAAACGGATGTGCTGCATTATGATGTACCATCTCGGCATGCCTGGAGCGACAGCGGCGCCGTATTCACTCAAAACGAACAGCGTACCCGGGGCGACCGTTTCAATGGCTGGGTCAACGAGGATCGCATGACGCTTGAGGGCAATGTGCAGGGTTTTCACCCCCCCATTCGCCGGTAA
- the mgtE gene encoding magnesium transporter has product MSNDQKGRQPRLERLENALAQREMDQVRRLLRRGLPPADVAQLLESIPPRERDILWEQVDSQAKGEILQYLNDDIQTEFLNRMDAPELLLATQQLDNDDAADLLQRLPHTTLEDILSRMAPSRRASIEMVLSYPEDTAGGLMDTNTITIRPEVTLDVVLRYLRRHRRLPESTDNLLVVTRHNELIGVLPINRILVSAPGISVREIMDTDVVTLTALMHEDEVASIFERRDLISAPVISADNRLLGRITIDDVVDVIRENSARTMMSMAGLEDEEDTFAPVLRTSRRRAVWLGINLIAATIVSIAIGFFEDTIQQIAALAVLMPIVSSMGGIAGSQTLTVLIRGLALGHVSGANVRWLVVRELLSGSINGVLWAAIVAVMAVVRFHDMTLGAIIAMAMVINLLVAALAGTLIPVILKKLSIDPALSGGVLLTTITDVVGFVAFLGLATAMY; this is encoded by the coding sequence ATGAGCAATGATCAGAAAGGACGTCAGCCCCGTCTGGAGCGACTTGAAAACGCCCTGGCACAGCGGGAGATGGACCAGGTGCGTCGTCTGCTTCGCCGCGGTCTTCCGCCTGCCGATGTTGCCCAGCTGCTGGAGTCTATCCCGCCGCGCGAGCGTGACATCCTCTGGGAGCAGGTCGACAGCCAGGCCAAGGGCGAGATTCTTCAGTACCTGAATGATGACATCCAGACCGAGTTTTTAAACCGGATGGATGCCCCTGAGCTGTTGCTGGCGACCCAGCAGCTCGACAACGATGATGCAGCCGATCTGCTGCAGCGTCTGCCTCACACCACGCTTGAAGACATCCTGTCCAGGATGGCGCCCAGCCGCCGGGCGAGCATCGAGATGGTGCTGTCCTATCCCGAGGACACGGCCGGCGGGTTGATGGATACCAACACCATCACCATTCGCCCGGAGGTCACACTCGATGTGGTTCTGCGCTATCTGCGCCGGCACAGGCGCCTGCCTGAATCCACGGACAACCTGCTGGTCGTGACGCGACACAATGAGCTGATCGGCGTTTTGCCCATCAACCGTATTCTGGTCAGTGCACCCGGCATCAGCGTGCGCGAAATCATGGACACCGACGTGGTAACCCTCACGGCGCTGATGCATGAGGATGAAGTGGCCAGCATCTTCGAACGCAGGGATTTGATCTCGGCACCGGTCATCAGTGCCGACAATCGGCTGCTGGGGCGAATCACCATTGATGACGTGGTCGATGTCATTCGCGAAAACTCGGCGCGCACCATGATGAGCATGGCCGGCCTCGAGGATGAAGAAGATACCTTTGCGCCGGTGCTGCGCACCAGCCGCCGACGCGCCGTCTGGCTGGGCATCAACCTGATCGCCGCCACCATTGTCTCGATTGCGATCGGATTTTTCGAAGACACCATCCAGCAGATTGCCGCACTGGCCGTGTTGATGCCAATCGTTTCCAGCATGGGCGGCATTGCCGGCTCTCAGACCCTGACCGTATTGATCCGGGGGCTTGCACTGGGACATGTTTCGGGGGCCAACGTGCGCTGGCTGGTGGTGCGCGAACTCCTGTCCGGCTCGATCAACGGTGTTCTGTGGGCGGCCATCGTGGCCGTCATGGCCGTGGTGCGCTTTCATGACATGACGCTGGGCGCCATCATCGCCATGGCCATGGTCATTAACCTGCTGGTAGCCGCACTGGCGGGCACCCTGATTCCGGTCATCCTGAAAAAACTCTCGATCGACCCGGCACTGTCAGGCGGCGTGCTGTTGACCACCATTACCGATGTCGTGGGCTTTGTAGCCTTTCTGGGGCTGGCCACCGCCATGTATTGA
- the lptB gene encoding LPS export ABC transporter ATP-binding protein — protein sequence MKTLHAAHLAKSFKGRRVVQDISLSIRQGEIVGLLGPNGAGKTTSFYMIVGLIQADAGHVAIDDLDLSRQPMHKRAHAGISYLPQEASIFRKLSVADNIMAILETRKDLDRSQRRERLNQLLEEFSISHIRDNMGMSLSGGERRRVEIARALAIEPAFILLDEPFAGVDPISVGEIKGIIRQLRTRGIGVLITDHNVRETLDICDNAYIVGSGLIIAEGDANAVLNNQHVRDVYLGHEFRL from the coding sequence ATGAAAACCCTTCACGCAGCCCATCTGGCCAAAAGCTTCAAGGGGCGCCGTGTCGTTCAGGACATCAGCCTGTCAATTCGGCAGGGAGAGATCGTGGGGCTTTTGGGCCCCAATGGTGCCGGCAAGACCACTTCGTTTTACATGATCGTTGGCCTGATCCAGGCCGACGCCGGTCATGTCGCCATCGATGATCTCGATCTCAGCCGCCAGCCGATGCACAAGCGTGCCCACGCCGGCATCAGCTACCTGCCTCAGGAAGCCTCGATCTTTCGCAAGCTGTCCGTAGCCGACAACATCATGGCCATCCTTGAAACACGCAAGGATCTGGATCGCTCACAGCGGCGCGAACGACTCAACCAGCTGCTTGAAGAATTCAGCATCAGCCATATCAGGGACAACATGGGCATGAGCCTGTCCGGTGGCGAGCGACGGCGTGTCGAGATTGCTCGTGCACTGGCCATCGAACCGGCCTTCATCCTGCTTGATGAGCCCTTTGCCGGCGTTGATCCCATTTCGGTTGGCGAAATCAAGGGCATCATCCGCCAGCTTCGCACCCGTGGCATTGGTGTTCTGATCACCGACCATAACGTTCGTGAAACGCTGGATATCTGTGATAACGCCTACATCGTCGGCAGCGGCCTGATCATTGCCGAAGGCGATGCCAATGCCGTGCTGAACAACCAGCACGTACGCGACGTTTATCTGGGTCACGAGTTTCGTCTTTAA
- a CDS encoding HPr family phosphocarrier protein, producing MLQRELTLTNRRGLHARAATRLVQCCQPFSSRVTIYHGERSADAANIMSLLMLAAPCTSVVHVHVEGDDAEEALTAIVALFEARFDEDQ from the coding sequence ATGCTTCAGCGTGAACTGACCCTGACCAATCGTCGCGGCCTGCATGCGAGAGCCGCGACGCGGCTTGTACAGTGCTGCCAGCCCTTTTCGTCTCGCGTGACGATTTATCATGGTGAAAGAAGCGCCGACGCGGCCAACATCATGTCGCTTCTGATGCTGGCTGCCCCCTGTACCAGCGTGGTTCATGTTCATGTGGAAGGTGACGATGCCGAAGAAGCGCTCACGGCCATCGTGGCCCTTTTCGAGGCGCGCTTCGACGAGGATCAATAG
- the ptsN gene encoding PTS IIA-like nitrogen regulatory protein PtsN has product MTLDQILPSDRILFDVEGGSKKRVLEFFSGFISQNIPSLDSQEVFSRLISRERLGSTGVGNGVAIPHARNSHCRQPLAGFMRLQQAVDFDAIDGEPVDLLFVLLVPEAAEDTHLSLLAQIAEVMNAAETRHALRNAHDEQELHDILMQAISQLSTRV; this is encoded by the coding sequence ATGACACTTGACCAGATACTCCCCTCCGACCGAATCCTGTTTGATGTGGAAGGGGGCAGCAAGAAGCGCGTGCTGGAATTTTTCAGCGGGTTCATCTCACAAAACATTCCCAGTCTCGACAGCCAGGAAGTCTTTTCCCGTCTGATCAGCAGGGAGCGTCTGGGGAGTACCGGTGTGGGGAATGGCGTGGCCATTCCCCATGCACGCAATTCACACTGCCGCCAGCCGCTGGCCGGATTCATGCGCCTACAGCAGGCGGTGGATTTTGATGCCATCGACGGTGAGCCCGTCGATCTGCTTTTCGTGCTGCTGGTCCCTGAAGCAGCCGAAGACACGCATCTTTCCCTGCTGGCGCAGATTGCTGAAGTCATGAACGCCGCCGAAACCCGGCATGCCCTGCGCAATGCCCATGATGAGCAGGAACTTCATGACATTCTGATGCAGGCCATCAGTCAACTTTCAACGAGAGTATAA
- the rapZ gene encoding RNase adapter RapZ — MELVIVSGRSGSGKSIALQALEDQGFYAIDNLPAMLLSSLIDELEAGSPHRNRVAVSIDARNLPSELERFPEHLEALSTRGIHCRVVYLTADSRVLLERYAATRRRHPLTRETQMTLAEAIEAEHQFLSPLRHTADLVIDTSSQSVHDLRRRVAEQVAHHDINDLTLTFESFGFKRGVPLDADMVFDVRCLPNPYWDPRYRTQTGQDDDVIAFLEAHDEVRAMFGDICQWLERWLPSYLASHRSYLTVAIGCTGGQHRSVYLAEQLGEHFADQFPAVRIRHRELTIQRAVSEAGDASA, encoded by the coding sequence ATGGAACTTGTTATCGTCAGTGGACGCTCCGGTTCCGGCAAGTCCATCGCGCTTCAGGCGCTGGAAGATCAGGGCTTTTATGCCATCGACAATCTACCTGCGATGCTTCTGTCTTCCCTGATCGATGAACTCGAAGCCGGCAGCCCGCACAGAAACCGCGTTGCTGTCAGCATTGATGCCCGCAACCTGCCCAGCGAACTGGAGCGCTTTCCGGAACATCTGGAGGCCCTTTCCACGCGCGGCATTCATTGCCGGGTGGTCTACCTTACGGCAGATTCCCGTGTGCTTCTGGAGCGCTATGCGGCCACACGACGTCGTCACCCTCTGACGCGCGAAACACAGATGACGCTGGCCGAGGCGATCGAAGCCGAACATCAGTTTCTCTCCCCGCTTCGCCATACGGCAGATCTGGTCATCGACACCTCGAGTCAGTCAGTGCATGACCTGAGACGCCGCGTGGCCGAACAGGTGGCACATCATGACATCAATGATCTGACGCTGACCTTTGAATCCTTTGGCTTCAAGCGTGGTGTGCCACTTGATGCCGATATGGTGTTTGATGTGCGCTGCCTGCCCAATCCTTACTGGGACCCACGCTATCGCACCCAGACAGGCCAGGACGATGATGTTATCGCCTTTCTTGAAGCCCATGACGAGGTCAGGGCAATGTTTGGCGACATTTGCCAGTGGCTCGAGCGCTGGTTGCCCTCCTACCTGGCCAGCCATCGCAGCTATCTGACCGTCGCCATCGGCTGCACCGGTGGCCAGCATCGTTCGGTGTATCTGGCAGAACAACTCGGCGAGCATTTTGCCGATCAGTTTCCGGCCGTACGAATCCGCCATCGTGAACTGACCATCCAGCGCGCTGTCAGCGAGGCGGGTGATGCTTCAGCGTGA
- a CDS encoding RNA polymerase factor sigma-54 has protein sequence MMKPALQLRTGTHLTMTPQLQQAIHLLQLSTLDLQQELQMALESNPLLDIEEDQPLDLELPETPPSQEEWSSDIPEELPLDARWDDVYTNGSASSSAADDSWSIEHNAVAIDLTSHLREQILLMDMTPREQLITDTLLDALEPSGYLGVDLEDLGKGLRQQGLGNLKQSELEHMLARLQQCEPTGVFARDLRECLLLQLDQLPGDTPWLAQTRRMVRQFLEPLGQNDRRLLKRRLSLDDDALDEVIHTIRSLNPRPGREFESVDQHLVIPDLVLRYHARHGWQVELNQEALPKLRIQPDYAALVRRADKSEDNTFLKQHLQEARWLLKSLSSRNETLLRVGQEIMTRQAGFIEHGDEALKPMILADIAQAVDMHESTISRVTTRKYIHTPRGIMELKYFFSSHVGQEGDAHASTAIRARIRKFIEEEAPRRPLSDARLVQLLADNGIVVARRTVAKYREAMGIPSSSDRKRLA, from the coding sequence ATGATGAAACCCGCCTTACAGCTGCGCACGGGCACTCATCTCACCATGACGCCCCAGCTGCAGCAGGCCATCCATCTGCTGCAGCTCTCTACGCTGGATCTGCAGCAGGAACTCCAGATGGCGCTGGAAAGCAACCCGCTACTGGATATTGAAGAGGACCAGCCCCTCGACCTCGAGTTGCCGGAAACACCGCCCTCTCAGGAGGAATGGTCCAGTGACATTCCGGAAGAGTTGCCCCTGGATGCCCGCTGGGACGATGTCTATACCAACGGCAGCGCTTCCTCGAGCGCTGCAGATGACAGCTGGAGCATCGAACACAACGCCGTAGCCATCGATCTGACCTCGCATCTTCGTGAGCAGATTCTGCTGATGGACATGACCCCGCGGGAACAATTGATCACCGATACCCTGCTGGATGCCCTCGAACCCAGTGGCTATCTCGGTGTAGATCTTGAAGATCTTGGCAAGGGGCTTCGCCAGCAGGGGCTCGGTAATCTAAAACAGTCCGAACTGGAGCACATGCTTGCGCGGCTTCAACAGTGCGAACCGACCGGTGTATTTGCACGAGATCTGCGTGAATGCCTTTTGCTACAACTTGACCAACTCCCGGGCGACACCCCCTGGCTTGCCCAGACCCGACGCATGGTGCGCCAGTTTCTCGAACCGCTGGGACAAAATGATCGTCGTTTGCTCAAGCGCCGCCTGAGTCTTGATGATGACGCACTCGATGAAGTGATTCACACCATCCGGTCACTTAATCCAAGACCGGGTCGCGAGTTTGAATCCGTGGATCAACACCTCGTCATCCCGGATCTGGTGCTGCGCTACCACGCACGTCATGGCTGGCAGGTCGAGCTCAACCAGGAGGCCCTGCCAAAGCTTCGTATTCAGCCCGACTACGCAGCCCTTGTGCGGCGCGCCGACAAAAGTGAAGACAACACCTTTCTCAAACAACATCTTCAGGAAGCACGCTGGCTGCTCAAGAGCCTGTCGAGTCGCAATGAGACCCTCTTGCGGGTAGGACAGGAAATCATGACCCGACAGGCAGGGTTCATCGAACATGGCGATGAAGCCCTGAAACCCATGATTCTCGCTGATATTGCTCAGGCCGTGGACATGCACGAGTCAACCATCTCCAGGGTGACCACTCGCAAATATATCCACACGCCGCGCGGCATCATGGAGCTCAAGTATTTCTTCTCAAGCCATGTCGGTCAGGAAGGCGATGCCCATGCCAGCACGGCCATTCGCGCCCGAATCCGCAAGTTCATAGAAGAAGAGGCACCACGACGCCCGCTGTCTGATGCTCGTCTGGTGCAACTTCTGGCTGATAACGGCATCGTTGTTGCCCGGCGTACTGTCGCAAAATACCGTGAGGCCATGGGCATTCCCTCTTCCAGCGATCGCAAGCGTCTGGCCTGA
- the pmbA gene encoding metalloprotease PmbA — protein MASTLDIDGQQAALETAVTQALEHARRAGADACEIGASVQQGMEINVRKGSVETLEMARDQGIGVTLYLGQRRASVSSSDASRNSLMEAVKRALDIARYTAEDPAAGLADPALLTREMPDMGVHHPWALAPDEGVELARRCEQGGLAVAGIDSSDGASLTTSEGVSVYGNSHGFMGATRVSHHALSCMMIARDDAGMQRDHDYTVSCDPSRLRAPESVGRVAAEQAMARLGSRPMDTGRMPVLFTPNMARSLIGHLLNAIAGGAIFRESSFLCDAMGESLFPEWLSLGERPREYGAIASSAYDDEGVYTRDNEFIVDGRLASWMLSSYSARRLGLVTTGNSGGARNVRLQAPLTSHEALLGNIERGVMVTELMGQGVNTVTGDYSRGAAGFLIEKGRIVAPVEEFTIAGNLRDMFGNLVGLGDDIDRRSSVHTGSWLIDDIMVAG, from the coding sequence ATGGCGAGCACACTCGATATAGATGGTCAGCAGGCAGCGCTGGAAACGGCCGTGACGCAGGCACTGGAGCACGCCCGTCGCGCAGGGGCCGATGCCTGCGAGATTGGTGCCAGCGTCCAGCAGGGCATGGAAATCAACGTCCGCAAGGGCAGCGTCGAGACACTGGAAATGGCGCGGGATCAGGGTATTGGCGTCACGCTTTATCTCGGGCAGCGCCGCGCCAGCGTCTCCAGCAGTGACGCGTCCCGGAACTCGCTGATGGAGGCTGTCAAACGGGCACTCGATATTGCCCGCTATACGGCAGAGGACCCGGCGGCCGGGCTGGCCGATCCGGCGCTTCTGACCCGTGAAATGCCTGATATGGGCGTTCATCATCCATGGGCACTGGCGCCCGATGAGGGTGTCGAGCTGGCCAGACGCTGTGAACAGGGCGGCCTTGCCGTTGCAGGCATCGACAGCAGCGATGGCGCCTCGCTCACGACCAGTGAGGGCGTCAGCGTCTATGGCAACAGCCATGGCTTTATGGGGGCGACGCGCGTCAGCCATCATGCGCTTTCGTGCATGATGATTGCCCGCGATGATGCCGGGATGCAGCGTGACCACGATTATACCGTCAGCTGTGATCCCTCGCGTCTCAGGGCGCCCGAATCCGTCGGGCGTGTGGCGGCCGAGCAGGCCATGGCGCGTCTGGGGTCAAGGCCGATGGATACCGGCAGAATGCCGGTACTGTTTACGCCCAACATGGCGCGGTCATTGATCGGGCACCTGCTCAACGCCATTGCCGGAGGCGCCATTTTTCGCGAGTCCTCCTTTCTATGCGATGCGATGGGGGAGTCACTGTTTCCCGAATGGCTGAGTCTTGGTGAGCGCCCGCGCGAATATGGCGCCATTGCCAGCAGTGCCTATGACGATGAGGGGGTTTATACGCGAGACAATGAGTTCATCGTGGACGGGCGTCTGGCCAGCTGGATGCTCTCGAGCTACAGCGCGCGACGACTCGGGCTTGTCACCACCGGCAACTCGGGCGGGGCACGCAATGTACGCCTGCAGGCGCCGTTGACGTCTCACGAGGCGCTGCTGGGCAATATCGAGCGCGGCGTCATGGTCACCGAGCTGATGGGGCAGGGCGTCAATACGGTCACTGGAGACTACTCTCGTGGGGCGGCCGGTTTTCTCATCGAGAAGGGTCGCATTGTGGCGCCGGTGGAAGAGTTCACCATTGCCGGCAATCTGCGCGACATGTTTGGCAATCTCGTGGGGCTGGGAGATGACATCGATCGACGCAGCAGCGTGCATACCGGCAGCTGGCTGATCGACGACATTATGGTGGCCGGCTAG
- the lptA gene encoding lipopolysaccharide transport periplasmic protein LptA, protein MTRPLLLCTSALLLAMLGQQAMALESDRQKPINIGADALNIDNRAGTAVYTGTVEVDQGTMKLRSNRVELKRAQSGGLSSLTAKGGDGGRAYIEQQPAPNDPLAKGWGNTIIYHAGERRVELIGNAELHQNGDTFNGGYVEYFLDSRQVNARGNQSAKSNSSEGSSGGRVRMQLTPEDQQGSSQ, encoded by the coding sequence ATGACGCGCCCTCTGCTGCTGTGTACTTCTGCCCTGCTACTGGCAATGCTCGGCCAGCAGGCCATGGCTCTGGAAAGCGATCGCCAGAAACCCATCAATATCGGCGCTGATGCCCTCAACATCGATAACCGTGCCGGCACGGCCGTCTACACCGGGACAGTCGAAGTCGATCAGGGCACCATGAAGCTGCGCTCCAATCGCGTCGAGCTCAAGCGCGCCCAGAGCGGCGGCCTTTCGAGCCTGACCGCCAAAGGCGGTGATGGTGGGCGTGCCTATATCGAACAGCAGCCGGCACCCAATGATCCATTGGCCAAGGGATGGGGTAACACCATCATCTATCACGCCGGAGAGCGGCGTGTCGAACTGATCGGCAACGCCGAGCTGCATCAAAATGGTGACACCTTTAACGGCGGCTACGTGGAGTATTTCCTCGACTCCCGCCAGGTCAACGCTCGTGGCAACCAGAGCGCGAAGAGCAACAGCTCTGAAGGCAGCTCGGGCGGACGCGTTCGCATGCAACTGACGCCTGAAGACCAACAGGGCAGCAGCCAATGA